The proteins below come from a single Desulfitobacterium metallireducens DSM 15288 genomic window:
- a CDS encoding ATP-grasp domain-containing protein, with protein MARFLEYQGKAWLAKAGMPVPKGRPAFTPEEVKEVAEWIGGPVAVKGQVQAGGRGKAGIVKLVNTPEEAAQAAAEILAKTVKGLPVQQVLVEEKINIKKEFYCSFVVNGAREARSPMLMFSTEGGMDIESVPEEKIFKFNVDPLFGLQTYDAVDLLAKAGVPAKELSKFANLLTKLSKTYQKYDCQTLEINPFIMTAEGDLICADCKMEIDNSAVGRHPEFEIEIARDLPGVPTELDYIGWSIEETDARGTGFLMNMGYDEVSPGYIGYHPIGGGSAMMGLDALNQVGLKPANYADTSGNPVASKIYRVAKSVLAQPNIDGYLLGGFMMANQEQWHHAHAIVKVLREILPTQKPGLPCVLLLCGNREDESLEILRTGLADLMTVNGPGRRIEIYGKEHVTDTKFVGERLLLLSKEYRAEKEAQGK; from the coding sequence ATGGCTAGATTTTTAGAATATCAAGGAAAAGCATGGCTTGCAAAAGCAGGCATGCCAGTACCGAAAGGCCGACCAGCGTTCACTCCAGAAGAAGTAAAAGAAGTGGCGGAATGGATTGGTGGACCTGTAGCGGTTAAAGGCCAAGTTCAAGCAGGTGGCCGAGGTAAAGCAGGTATCGTAAAATTAGTCAACACCCCAGAAGAAGCAGCTCAAGCGGCAGCAGAAATTCTTGCTAAAACGGTTAAAGGATTACCTGTTCAACAGGTGCTTGTCGAAGAGAAAATAAATATTAAGAAAGAATTTTATTGTTCTTTCGTTGTTAATGGAGCCAGAGAAGCTCGTTCCCCAATGCTCATGTTTAGTACAGAGGGGGGGATGGACATTGAAAGTGTACCTGAAGAGAAAATCTTTAAATTCAATGTTGACCCGCTTTTTGGATTACAAACCTATGATGCTGTTGATTTACTGGCTAAAGCCGGTGTTCCGGCTAAGGAATTAAGCAAGTTTGCCAATCTTTTAACAAAATTATCAAAGACCTATCAAAAATATGATTGTCAGACGTTAGAGATAAATCCGTTTATTATGACCGCTGAGGGCGACCTTATTTGTGCAGATTGCAAGATGGAAATTGATAATAGCGCAGTAGGGCGTCATCCAGAGTTCGAAATTGAGATTGCTCGTGATCTCCCTGGCGTACCGACAGAATTGGATTATATCGGGTGGAGTATTGAAGAAACAGATGCTAGAGGTACAGGTTTTCTGATGAACATGGGGTATGATGAAGTCAGTCCGGGCTATATTGGTTATCACCCAATTGGTGGCGGTTCAGCCATGATGGGACTGGATGCTTTGAATCAGGTCGGTCTAAAGCCAGCCAACTATGCTGACACGAGCGGAAATCCTGTGGCTTCGAAAATTTACCGAGTGGCTAAATCTGTTCTTGCTCAGCCGAATATTGATGGCTATTTGTTAGGTGGTTTCATGATGGCTAATCAAGAGCAATGGCATCATGCCCACGCTATTGTCAAAGTCTTGCGTGAAATTTTGCCGACTCAAAAACCGGGCTTACCTTGTGTGCTCTTGCTTTGTGGTAACCGAGAAGATGAGTCCTTAGAGATTCTTCGCACAGGTTTAGCGGATCTTATGACGGTAAACGGCCCAGGAAGAAGAATTGAAATCTATGGTAAAGAACATGTAACAGATACGAAGTTTGTTGGTGAAAGACTATTACTCTTGAGTAAAGAGTATCGTGCTGAGAAAGAAGCTCAAGGAAAGTAG
- a CDS encoding succinate--CoA ligase subunit alpha, which translates to MGILINRETKVVVQGITGREGSVRTKYMMEYGTKLIGGTSPGKSGEEVYGIPVYNTVKEIVQANGEIDFSVVFVPGRGLKTAVMEAADAGVKNIIPCVEGTPIHDIMEMIAYAKIKGSRVIGPGSIGILTPEEAVVGWLGGNVEWANKFFKKGSIGVFSRSGGQSGTIPWVLREGGFGVSTVVHTGTEPVLGTSMADLLPYFEEDPETKGVAVYAEIGGTQEEECAEVIAAGKFTKPFVIYVAGAWAPEGQRFSHASNIVERGRGSAKSKMEAIRKAGGFVADTPTDIPLILKEKLATDF; encoded by the coding sequence ATGGGCATTTTGATCAATAGAGAGACTAAAGTGGTTGTCCAAGGGATCACTGGACGTGAGGGATCAGTTAGGACAAAGTATATGATGGAATATGGGACGAAGCTCATCGGTGGAACTAGTCCAGGGAAATCAGGTGAGGAAGTCTATGGTATACCCGTGTACAACACGGTGAAAGAAATAGTGCAGGCCAATGGAGAAATCGACTTTAGTGTTGTATTTGTTCCGGGCCGAGGTCTGAAAACAGCAGTGATGGAAGCTGCTGATGCAGGGGTTAAAAATATTATTCCCTGTGTTGAAGGCACACCTATTCATGACATTATGGAGATGATCGCTTATGCCAAAATCAAAGGCTCACGGGTCATTGGACCCGGTTCAATAGGAATCCTTACCCCAGAAGAAGCAGTTGTCGGCTGGCTTGGCGGAAATGTTGAGTGGGCTAATAAATTCTTTAAGAAAGGGAGTATCGGTGTTTTCTCACGGAGTGGGGGACAATCGGGTACAATTCCTTGGGTCTTGAGAGAAGGCGGCTTTGGGGTCAGTACTGTGGTTCACACGGGAACCGAGCCAGTCCTAGGAACTTCGATGGCAGATTTGCTCCCCTATTTTGAAGAGGATCCTGAAACTAAAGGGGTTGCGGTTTATGCTGAAATTGGCGGGACACAAGAAGAAGAATGTGCTGAAGTTATCGCCGCTGGGAAGTTCACAAAACCTTTTGTCATCTACGTTGCTGGAGCATGGGCTCCAGAGGGTCAGCGCTTTTCGCACGCGTCCAATATCGTTGAACGCGGACGGGGATCAGCCAAAAGTAAGATGGAAGCCATTCGTAAAGCCGGAGGCTTTGTAGCAGATACACCTACAGATATTCCACTTATTTTAAAAGAGAAATTAGCGACTGACTTTTAG